A single Phragmites australis chromosome 4, lpPhrAust1.1, whole genome shotgun sequence DNA region contains:
- the LOC133914857 gene encoding thioredoxin-like 1-1, chloroplastic, producing the protein MSMALALKNNWVVSASSHRGYTSNKFDGCIKLLAWNLNVIKGKQFLPKEKVASTGWQVTRAIPKDSNNAIRLHMKIKWWEKDMKANMKNIKSQEDLDEQLLMAGDKLTVVHFFSPSCGACKALHSKAHQFAGMHPRLQFLMVNYDEHIEICHRLNVHVLPMFRFYRGAEGRICSFSCTISTVHKFKAALKRHGVKTENLAAEKGLEESELKSFASHTDILNAIDASQNMDGDVGPIAPSN; encoded by the exons ATGTCGATGGCTTTAGCTTTGAAGAACAATTGGGTTGTTAGTGCTTCGTCTCATCGTGGATACACAAGCAACAAATTTGATGGCTGCATCAAGCTATTGGCTTGGAACCTCAATGTGATCAAGGGGAAGCAATTCTTGCCCAAAGAAAAGGTTGCTTCAACTGGTTGGCAGGTCACCAGAGCCATACCGAAAGATTCCAACAAT GCTATTCGCCTCCATATGAAGATTAAGTGGTGGGAGAAGGACATGAAGGCCAACATGAAAAACATCAAATCACAAGAAGATTTGGATGAACAACTTCTGATGGCCGGAGATAAGCTCACTGTGGTGCACTTCTTTTCCCCTAGCTGTGGAGCTTGTAAGGCCCTACACTCTAAG GCACATCAATTTGCTGGGATGCATCCAAGACTACAATTTCTTATGGTCAACTACGATGAACATATAGAGATATGTCACAGGCTCAATGTCCATGTCTTGCCAATGTTCCGCTTTTATAGAGGTGCAGAAGGCCGTATCTGTAGCTTCAGCTGCACAATTTCAACT GTTCATAAGTTCAAGGCTGCTTTGAAAAGGCATGGGGTTAAGACAGAGAATCTTGCAGCAGAAAAGGGCTTGGAAGAATCTGAACTCAAGAGCTTTGCCTCACATACTGATATCCTAAATGCAATTGATGCTTCACAGAACATGGATGGA